The following nucleotide sequence is from Candidatus Zixiibacteriota bacterium.
CAACCGCGAAGTCGAGATGGACGAGCGCCGCGTGAAGGCCAGAACCGACCGAGAACCCGGCGTTACGGTCGCCGCCGAACGCATAACCGGCACGCAGCGGCAGTACGCCGATCGGCGACCACTCGGCGCCCAGCGCCAGGCGCGGCTCTGTCGACGAGCCCGGCTTGCGCTCCAGTCCCTGTTCCCAGTCGACCGCCCAGCGAACCGTGCCGCTTGTCTTGGCGATCCCGGCCGTCAGAACGCGGGGGAGAGTGGTCGTGAAGCTTTCGATCTCTTTGTCGTAATCTTCCGAGGTGACGAAGTCGTCGCCCATGTTGTCGACGTTCATCGTGTCGAAGCTGAAGATGTAGCCGTACTCTTTCGGGTTGGAATTCCACGTGATCGAGCCCAGCGCGTTATGCAGCGTGGCGCCGATCGTGTAATCGTTGCTGAGCTTCAGGGCGGCCCCCAGATCAAGACCGTAGCCCGATCCCCCCTCCGCGGTTTGTGCAACCAGGCGCCCTTCGCCCGTAAAGCCCGTCATGTGAGTCGCCGCCAGCCCCTCGAGCTCCGTCACCCGCTCGACGTATATTCCGCGAAGGTACTTGCCGGTAACGCCGACCGACAACTGCCGGGTGCCCTGCGAGTACAGGGCGTACCCGTAGGACAATCCCGCCGATACGTAGCTGATCGCATCGGAGTACGACCCGGTGACGTGAATCGTGTCCGCAATCGTATTGCCGTTGAGAACCAGCTCGAAGATGTCTTTGCTCAGATTGATATCGGCGGTGCCGACACCGGTCATCGTGAACGCGAAGGGTCCCGTGGCCGCGGAGAGCACGCCCGCTTCCGCATGGACGTCGAGCTTGAGCCCTTCCGCCGGAATCCGGCTGAGGATATATTCTTTGTCGTCAGTCGTCAGAAACGCGCCGGTATAGCTGTTGTAGTCGTCCAGCGTAAAGGCGTTGTTCGTGATATGAGCGCCGACACCGACCAGTTCCAGCCCGGTCTGCCGGCGATCCGTCAGGCCGAGGTTCGCCGGGTTGAACCGCCCGGCTTCCACGCCCGACGCCAGCCCGATATACGCGCCGCCCATCGCGACCGCCCGCGCCGATGATTGACTCGCAGACACCGATCCGGCGGCTGTCACCAGCAGCGCGCCCGCCAGCAGGCAGATACCCGCCAGTCGTACAGTTGTAGTGGTCTTCATTGCAGTTCCCCTTCCTCAAAACTCACCGTCGAACCGGTACTCGACCTGGAGGTAGCCTTCGACCCGCAGCCAGTCGTTTGTGGTCAGGCGCACCACCTGGCCGTCCGTCCCGTGCAGCGTGATCTGCTGCCCGACATACAGTGTGTCGTTTTTGAGCACCTGGATATCGGCCGAGTCCAGCACGATCACCTGCTCCCCGCTCGTCACGCTGTCCGAAACCAGTCCCGCGACCACCGGCGCCGCGTTGACGCCGAGGCCGGAAATCGTCAGGCCGGGATTTGTCATCACTGTGGTGGAATCGCCGCCGAGCAGTATGTCGATATCCACGCCCAGCGGAAGGTGATTGGTAATCGTGTAGACGAAACGCGCCTCGATCACATGCTCGGTGATCAGATCAATATCATCCTGTTCGACTTCTTCCTGTTCGATATCCGCATCGATCTGTGTCTCGCCGAGCACGAACTCCAACGGCGCGAGAATATGCACCTGCGCGTATACGAAGTCGTCGGCGTTCACCGTCGACACCGTCACGCCGTCGCCGAACACGGCCGTGCCCGAAATATCGATCCGCCCCGGCAGCGGAGACAGAAAGTCCGCGACCGTCGAATCGACTATCATCGTGACCGTCGCCCCACCCGGCGTCCCGGCGTCGATATCGCCGGTAAACACATGCGACTTTCCGTTGTCGCCGCTCAGCAGTAGATCAACCGTCCCCGCCATGTTGACGTGATTCTCGACTTCGAGCGTCACGATCGCGTGCTGCAGCTCGATCTGGTCAAATCCCTCCGGCACGTCGATCTCCTGCGAGGTCGGCTCGATTGTCGCGTCGGTGCCGGCGAAACGCCCCGTAATCGAGGAAAACTCCAGCCCGGTCAGCGATGCCGTTACCGTGAAATCGTCGGTCTCGTCCACCGCCACCATCACGTCTCCCGAGCCGGGAAGGCTTGCCGTGACGTCGACCGTGACCTGCTGCG
It contains:
- a CDS encoding DUF5723 family protein, which encodes MKTTTTVRLAGICLLAGALLVTAAGSVSASQSSARAVAMGGAYIGLASGVEAGRFNPANLGLTDRRQTGLELVGVGAHITNNAFTLDDYNSYTGAFLTTDDKEYILSRIPAEGLKLDVHAEAGVLSAATGPFAFTMTGVGTADINLSKDIFELVLNGNTIADTIHVTGSYSDAISYVSAGLSYGYALYSQGTRQLSVGVTGKYLRGIYVERVTELEGLAATHMTGFTGEGRLVAQTAEGGSGYGLDLGAALKLSNDYTIGATLHNALGSITWNSNPKEYGYIFSFDTMNVDNMGDDFVTSEDYDKEIESFTTTLPRVLTAGIAKTSGTVRWAVDWEQGLERKPGSSTEPRLALGAEWSPIGVLPLRAGYAFGGDRNAGFSVGSGLHAALVHLDFAVVTGNGFSGYSAKGANLALSLGLHF